One window of Methanomicrobia archaeon genomic DNA carries:
- the glyS gene encoding glycine--tRNA ligase — protein MVGADKERRKDETEELARRRGFIWRAFEIYGGAAGFYDYGPLGAMLKRRVEQKWRDFYRREGFHEIETTTIAPRAIFESSGHLECFTDPTMACKRCKAIFRVDDTINVDATCPECGGELEASDEFNLMFQTRIGVTKSEGDEQTIRKSEGYLRPETAQGMFINFQRLLKFNRDKLPFGIMQIGKAYRNEISPRQSLIRLREFTMAEVELFVDPAEKDNHPRFEDVKDRKLRIVPSEGEPEETSAGDAVSRGIIANAYLGYHVARVNEFLESLGLPRDRLHLRQHHRDEMAHYATDCWDAEFLSDKYGWMEIVGIADRGDYDLSAHAASLNLDLRVRTESGKVVPHVIEPSFGLDRIIYALLESAYDEEQLEKETRKVLRFKSDIAPIKAAVFPLFNREELKSKAREVFEQLRDASLPVEYDTSGSIGKRYRRQDEIGTPYCITIDYETLEEGTVTVRERDSMKQMRVPIAELEEALV, from the coding sequence ATGGTGGGAGCAGATAAAGAAAGACGGAAGGATGAAACAGAAGAGCTTGCGCGTAGGCGTGGCTTCATATGGCGGGCGTTTGAAATTTACGGTGGTGCGGCGGGTTTCTACGATTACGGGCCGTTAGGTGCGATGTTGAAGAGGCGCGTAGAGCAGAAATGGCGTGATTTTTACCGCCGAGAAGGCTTTCACGAGATTGAGACGACGACCATAGCACCGCGAGCCATCTTCGAGTCTTCAGGGCACTTGGAGTGCTTTACCGACCCCACGATGGCGTGTAAACGCTGCAAGGCCATTTTTCGTGTGGATGACACCATAAATGTAGATGCGACCTGCCCAGAATGCGGCGGTGAGCTGGAAGCGTCTGACGAGTTCAATTTGATGTTCCAGACGCGAATAGGCGTGACCAAGAGTGAAGGCGACGAGCAGACGATCCGAAAAAGCGAGGGCTATCTGAGACCGGAGACCGCGCAGGGCATGTTCATCAATTTCCAGCGATTGCTCAAGTTCAACCGCGATAAATTGCCCTTTGGCATCATGCAGATAGGGAAGGCTTACAGGAACGAGATCTCGCCACGACAGAGCCTTATTCGACTGCGTGAGTTCACCATGGCCGAGGTGGAGCTCTTTGTGGATCCCGCAGAGAAGGACAACCATCCGCGATTTGAGGACGTAAAGGACAGGAAGCTGCGGATCGTGCCGAGCGAGGGCGAACCGGAGGAGACGAGCGCAGGAGATGCGGTTAGTCGGGGCATAATCGCGAATGCGTATCTGGGCTATCACGTGGCGCGCGTGAATGAGTTCTTGGAGAGCCTTGGACTTCCACGCGATCGATTGCATCTCAGACAGCATCATCGTGATGAGATGGCGCATTATGCCACCGATTGCTGGGACGCCGAGTTCCTGAGTGATAAGTACGGGTGGATGGAGATTGTCGGTATTGCGGATCGTGGCGATTACGACCTGTCGGCGCATGCAGCTTCTCTGAATCTGGACCTGCGAGTGCGCACGGAATCAGGGAAGGTCGTCCCGCACGTCATAGAGCCTTCTTTTGGCCTCGATCGGATCATTTACGCGCTGCTGGAGAGTGCTTATGATGAAGAGCAGTTGGAGAAGGAAACGAGGAAAGTATTGCGATTCAAAAGCGATATAGCACCGATAAAAGCGGCGGTGTTTCCCTTGTTCAACCGCGAGGAGTTGAAGAGCAAGGCGAGAGAGGTGTTCGAGCAGCTCCGGGATGCATCATTACCCGTCGAATACGATACGTCCGGCAGTATCGGCAAGCGGTATCGCCGTCAGGACGAGATCGGCACGCCGTACTGCATTACGATCGATTACGAGACGCTGGAAGAGGGTACGGTGACGGTGCGCGAACGTGACTCGATGAAGCAGATGCGGGTGCCGATAGCGGAGCTCGAAGAGGCGTTGGTGTAA